One Nostoc punctiforme PCC 73102 DNA window includes the following coding sequences:
- a CDS encoding PEP-CTERM sorting domain-containing protein has translation MQTASALTWNWNYSGTGIEAIGTFTTDNTSDDLGFYQILGITGTRNGETITGLQPVGTPIPGNEPFNVDNLISLNTQQLTGDGFGYSTSGGNYSSPFFANFLPTPNYLEVFSVPPLIPGFENLGTEDSELPISFSASIITVPEPTSILSLFALATVCVPSALKRNKPSKLTDKKLEKVS, from the coding sequence ATGCAAACTGCCTCTGCTTTAACTTGGAATTGGAATTATTCTGGTACTGGTATAGAGGCGATTGGTACTTTTACCACTGATAACACCTCTGACGATTTGGGTTTTTATCAGATTTTAGGAATTACGGGTACACGAAATGGTGAAACGATTACTGGTCTGCAACCTGTAGGCACTCCAATACCAGGAAACGAACCTTTTAATGTTGACAATTTAATTAGTCTTAATACTCAGCAGTTAACAGGTGATGGTTTTGGTTATTCTACATCGGGGGGAAACTATTCTAGTCCATTTTTCGCTAATTTTTTGCCAACGCCAAATTATTTAGAAGTTTTTTCTGTTCCACCACTGATACCAGGTTTTGAAAATTTGGGGACGGAAGATAGTGAGTTACCCATCAGTTTTTCTGCAAGCATAATCACCGTACCTGAACCCACCTCTATCCTTAGCTTATTTGCCCTCGCTACTGTTTGTGTCCCTTCAGCACTCAAACGTAATAAGCCATCTAAATTAACTGATAAGAAGCTTGAAAAAGTTTCCTAG
- a CDS encoding diflavin flavoprotein — MVALTEKTEKRLTIQTVEIAQETTAIRSLDWDRDRFDIEFGLQNGTTYNSFLIRGEQTALVDTSHEKFRQLYFDTLTGLIKPTEIDYLIISHTEPDHSGLVKDLLLMAPEITVVGSKVAIQFLEDFVHQPFKRRIVKNGDRLDLGNGHEFEFVIAPNLHWPDTIFSFDHKTKTLYTCDAFGLHYCSDSTFDEDLVAIEEDFHYYYDCLMGPNARSVLSALKRMGELKTIDMIATGHGPLLSHNVEELVGRYRIWSQTQAKPETVIGIFYVSEYGYSDRLVQAIANGIGKTGVAVEIVDLGSEVDLQELRELVSRCAGLIVGLPPASGAASIQSALSTVLGSAKEKQAIGVFETGGGDDEPIDPLLSKFRNLGLTTVFPAIRIKQTPTENTYKLCEEAGTDLAQWVTRDRSIKAMKSLGADLDKALGRLSGGLYIITAKKGDVSSAMLASWVAQASFKPLGFSIAVAKDRAIESLMQVGDRFVLNILEEGNFQPLMKHFLKRFAPGADRFEGVRTQPAENGAPILNDALAYMECEVVSRMDCGDHWAVYSNVYAGRVSKPDALTAVHHRKVGNHY, encoded by the coding sequence ATGGTAGCACTCACCGAAAAAACTGAAAAACGGCTCACCATACAGACTGTGGAAATCGCTCAAGAGACGACGGCAATTCGCTCTTTGGACTGGGATCGCGATCGCTTCGATATTGAGTTTGGTTTGCAAAACGGTACTACTTATAACTCGTTTCTCATCCGTGGCGAACAGACTGCCTTAGTTGATACCTCCCACGAAAAGTTTCGTCAACTATACTTCGATACGCTTACCGGACTAATTAAGCCAACAGAGATTGATTATTTGATTATCAGCCATACTGAGCCAGACCATAGCGGTTTAGTTAAAGATTTGCTGCTTATGGCTCCAGAAATTACTGTTGTCGGTTCTAAGGTGGCGATTCAGTTTCTTGAGGATTTCGTACATCAGCCATTTAAGCGGCGGATTGTGAAAAATGGCGATCGCTTGGATTTAGGCAATGGGCATGAATTTGAATTTGTGATTGCCCCAAATTTACATTGGCCAGATACCATTTTCAGCTTCGACCACAAAACCAAAACTCTCTACACCTGCGACGCTTTTGGGCTGCACTATTGCTCAGATAGCACCTTTGATGAAGACTTGGTAGCGATCGAAGAAGACTTTCATTACTACTACGATTGCTTGATGGGGCCAAATGCGCGGTCGGTTTTGTCTGCCCTGAAACGGATGGGGGAACTTAAAACCATCGATATGATTGCCACAGGACACGGACCATTATTGTCTCACAATGTTGAGGAACTAGTTGGACGTTACCGCATTTGGAGTCAAACCCAAGCCAAACCAGAAACGGTAATTGGGATATTTTACGTTTCCGAATACGGATATAGCGATCGCCTCGTGCAAGCAATTGCCAACGGCATCGGGAAAACTGGTGTCGCCGTGGAAATTGTCGATTTGGGATCTGAAGTCGATTTACAAGAACTGCGGGAACTAGTTAGTCGTTGTGCAGGGCTAATTGTTGGTCTACCTCCGGCTTCTGGTGCTGCGAGCATCCAATCTGCACTCAGCACAGTTTTAGGATCTGCCAAAGAAAAGCAAGCGATCGGTGTGTTTGAAACCGGCGGTGGCGATGATGAGCCGATAGATCCTTTGCTGAGTAAATTCCGCAATTTGGGTTTGACAACAGTTTTTCCAGCGATTCGGATTAAACAAACACCTACAGAAAATACCTACAAGCTTTGTGAAGAAGCGGGTACAGACTTAGCTCAATGGGTAACACGCGATCGCAGCATCAAAGCGATGAAATCTCTTGGTGCTGACTTAGATAAAGCATTAGGTAGACTTAGCGGCGGCTTATATATCATCACTGCCAAAAAAGGCGATGTATCCAGTGCGATGTTAGCCTCGTGGGTTGCTCAAGCCAGCTTCAAACCCTTGGGATTCTCCATTGCAGTCGCCAAAGATCGGGCGATTGAATCACTCATGCAAGTAGGCGATCGCTTTGTTCTCAACATTTTAGAAGAAGGCAATTTCCAACCACTAATGAAGCACTTTTTGAAGCGGTTCGCCCCTGGTGCCGATCGCTTTGAAGGAGTGAGAACCCAGCCAGCCGAAAATGGTGCGCCTATTCTTAACGATGCCCTCGCCTACATGGAGTGCGAAGTCGTCAGTAGAATGGATTGCGGCGACCACTGGGCAGTATACAGCAATGTCTACGCCGGACGGGTTTCTAAGCCAGATGCTTTAACAGCTGTGCATCACCGCAAAGTTGGTAATCATTATTAG
- a CDS encoding alpha/beta fold hydrolase encodes MNTLFRNSRIKLSQGLVFWREIGEKTPIIFLHGAWNESSQWLSVMESLAQDFHCFAPDLLGFGESENPNIHHSIDLQVECLAEFLQAVKLEKVYLVGHSIGGWIAASYALKYPEKIDGLVLLAPEGVEIAGQEEYCRKMRRLLNYPPLVVKLLRSLTPFTKILGWHEKIAQDLQLRQNLLPYPRGCQLLFKRRQIEIEAELVQKRLYMIDMPVFILQGGQDTPDALAKSRVYAQLMPKVELKMISHAGNDLPEFCAGVVALEIREFIKGN; translated from the coding sequence ATGAATACACTATTCCGTAACTCCCGGATAAAGCTCTCTCAAGGGCTGGTATTCTGGCGTGAAATTGGTGAAAAAACTCCTATAATTTTTTTACATGGTGCTTGGAATGAGAGTAGTCAATGGTTATCTGTGATGGAGTCACTTGCACAAGATTTCCATTGCTTTGCACCTGATTTGCTAGGGTTTGGTGAGTCAGAGAATCCTAATATCCACCATTCGATAGATTTGCAAGTAGAGTGTTTAGCGGAATTTCTGCAAGCTGTCAAGCTAGAAAAAGTATATTTAGTAGGACATTCTATTGGGGGTTGGATTGCTGCTAGTTATGCTTTAAAGTATCCTGAGAAAATTGATGGTTTGGTACTACTTGCACCAGAGGGCGTAGAGATAGCAGGACAGGAAGAGTATTGCCGGAAGATGCGGCGATTATTGAATTATCCACCACTAGTAGTTAAATTGTTGCGATCGCTAACTCCCTTCACTAAAATTCTGGGTTGGCATGAGAAAATTGCCCAAGACTTGCAGTTACGTCAAAACCTATTGCCTTATCCCAGAGGTTGCCAGTTACTTTTCAAACGGCGACAGATAGAAATTGAAGCGGAATTAGTGCAAAAGCGGCTTTATATGATAGATATGCCGGTTTTTATTTTACAAGGTGGCCAAGATACACCAGATGCTTTAGCCAAGAGTCGGGTTTATGCTCAACTGATGCCCAAAGTTGAATTGAAAATGATTTCCCATGCCGGAAATGACTTACCAGAATTTTGTGCTGGGGTTGTAGCACTTGAGATTCGGGAGTTTATTAAAGGAAATTAG
- a CDS encoding NUDIX hydrolase, with the protein MNVIAFFPAAVQSTRSLWRIGQTVLGIIFRHPITGTSIIPILPDGRIVLIRRRDDGLWALPGGIVDWGEDIPNTVRRELIEETGLELLKINRLVGVYSAPDRDPRIHSICIVVEAEVHGKMEIQDTLEVMEIQAFSPNLLPSGQMSHDHTRQLQDYLNGLTTLA; encoded by the coding sequence TTGAACGTTATTGCTTTTTTTCCGGCAGCTGTCCAGTCCACACGTAGCTTATGGCGTATTGGACAAACAGTATTGGGTATTATATTTCGTCATCCCATTACTGGCACTAGTATCATCCCAATTTTACCTGATGGCCGGATAGTACTGATCCGACGGCGTGATGATGGTCTTTGGGCATTGCCTGGAGGCATAGTGGATTGGGGAGAAGATATTCCCAACACAGTCCGCCGGGAATTGATCGAGGAAACCGGGCTAGAATTGCTGAAAATCAACCGTTTGGTAGGAGTTTACTCTGCACCAGACCGCGATCCTAGAATCCATTCAATTTGTATTGTGGTTGAAGCCGAGGTGCATGGGAAAATGGAGATTCAAGATACTTTGGAAGTCATGGAAATCCAAGCTTTTTCTCCCAATTTGCTACCTTCAGGACAGATGTCTCACGACCATACTAGGCAGTTGCAAGACTACTTAAATGGCTTGACAACACTGGCATAA
- a CDS encoding pantothenate kinase, translating to MKPHKHPEHTDNIWLALEIGNSRLHWALFIGETLCSGWDTDYLRESVIQQLAECQTLNDLLEKIFPQGESLTNTLPLCPLLIASVVPSQTAIWQTYPNTHVITLDQVPLKAVYSTLGIDRALALWGAGKTWGFPMLVIDAGTALTFTAADANQCLVGGAILPGLGLQFATLGQQTGQLPLVEMQNSPSLPPRFAINTIEAIQSGVVYTILAGIKDFIEVWLQLFPDGKIAIKGGDRTLLLNYLQALYPEITARLIVEPNLIFWGIQEIVMGD from the coding sequence GTGAAACCGCATAAGCACCCAGAACACACAGATAATATTTGGCTAGCCTTGGAAATTGGTAATTCCCGGCTGCATTGGGCGTTGTTTATTGGCGAGACACTTTGTTCTGGGTGGGATACTGACTATCTTCGTGAGTCTGTTATACAACAGTTGGCTGAATGTCAAACACTGAATGATTTACTAGAGAAAATTTTTCCACAAGGTGAATCTTTAACAAACACTCTGCCCCTCTGCCCTCTCTTAATCGCCTCCGTAGTTCCCAGTCAAACTGCTATTTGGCAAACTTACCCAAATACTCATGTTATTACATTAGACCAAGTACCGCTCAAAGCTGTTTATTCCACACTAGGGATTGACCGCGCTTTAGCTTTGTGGGGGGCGGGGAAAACGTGGGGTTTTCCAATGTTGGTGATTGATGCTGGGACAGCGCTAACTTTTACTGCTGCGGATGCTAATCAGTGTCTAGTTGGAGGTGCAATTTTGCCGGGATTGGGCTTACAATTTGCAACTCTCGGTCAACAAACAGGACAATTACCATTAGTGGAAATGCAAAATTCTCCATCTCTACCACCACGTTTTGCCATCAACACTATAGAAGCTATTCAGAGTGGAGTAGTTTATACAATATTAGCTGGAATTAAAGATTTTATTGAGGTGTGGTTGCAATTATTTCCTGATGGCAAAATTGCTATTAAAGGAGGCGATCGCACTTTATTACTAAATTATCTACAAGCCTTATATCCTGAAATTACAGCACGTTTGATTGTAGAACCCAATTTAATTTTTTGGGGAATACAGGAAATAGTAATGGGTGATTAA
- the larB gene encoding nickel pincer cofactor biosynthesis protein LarB — translation MTNDKTLRSLLEAVANGKVTPDTALDSLKNLTYESVGEFAKIDHHRQLRTGFPEVIWGPGKTPDQIAQIMEVMRLRNPVVMATRIEPAVYTVLQSKVSGLRYYDSARICAIAPPTIEPQFAGEIAILSAGTADLPVAEEAAITAELSGFRVQRLWDVGVAGIHRLLSNRHLIESASVLIVVAGMEGALPSVVAGLASCPVIAVPTSIGYGASFGGLAPLLTMLNSCAAGVGVVNIDNGFGAAVLAGQILRTAEKLRLASAGS, via the coding sequence ATGACAAATGACAAAACCTTGCGATCGCTCCTCGAAGCGGTTGCCAATGGTAAAGTTACGCCAGATACGGCATTAGACTCACTCAAAAACTTAACTTATGAATCTGTGGGTGAGTTTGCCAAAATTGACCATCATCGCCAGCTAAGAACTGGTTTCCCAGAGGTGATTTGGGGTCCCGGTAAGACTCCCGACCAAATTGCTCAAATTATGGAGGTGATGCGCCTCCGCAACCCGGTGGTGATGGCGACTCGCATTGAACCAGCAGTTTATACCGTACTGCAATCAAAAGTTAGCGGTTTGCGATATTATGATTCGGCGCGAATTTGTGCGATCGCTCCTCCTACAATCGAACCACAATTTGCAGGTGAAATTGCCATTCTTTCTGCTGGTACTGCCGATTTACCCGTTGCTGAAGAAGCGGCTATCACTGCTGAACTTTCTGGTTTTCGCGTCCAGCGCCTCTGGGATGTTGGTGTTGCGGGAATTCACCGTTTGCTGAGTAACCGCCACCTGATTGAGTCAGCATCGGTGTTGATTGTCGTGGCCGGGATGGAAGGCGCTTTACCCAGCGTTGTCGCTGGTTTAGCGAGTTGTCCTGTGATTGCCGTACCCACCAGCATCGGTTATGGCGCGAGTTTTGGCGGTTTAGCACCTTTATTGACAATGCTTAACTCTTGTGCTGCGGGAGTAGGTGTAGTAAATATCGATAATGGTTTTGGTGCAGCAGTATTGGCGGGGCAGATTTTGCGAACTGCCGAGAAATTGCGGTTGGCATCGGCTGGATCTTGA
- the argH gene encoding argininosuccinate lyase yields the protein MTKEQTWSQRFESALHPAIARFNASIGFDIELIEYDLTGSQAHAKMLAHTGIISSEEGEQLVAGLEQIRQEHRQGKFHPGVDAEDVHFAVEKRLTEIVGDVGKKLHTARSRNDQVGTDTRLYLRDQIQQIKSELREFQGVLLDIAEKHVETLIPGYTHLQRAQPVSLAHHLLAYFQMAQRDWERLGDVSRRVNISPLGCGALAGTTFPIDRHYTAKLLDFDNIYANSLDGVSDRDFAIEFLCAASLIMVHLSRLAEEVILWSSEEFRFVILKDSCATGSSIMPQKKNPDVPELVRGKTGRVFGHLQAMLVIMKGLPLAYNKDLQEDKEGLFDSVNTVKASLEAMTILLREGLEFRTQRLAQAVTEDFSNATDVADYLAARGVPFREAYNLVGKVVKTSIAAGKLLKDLELEEWQQLHPAFAADIYEAISPRQVVAARNSHGGTGFVQVSKALIAARAQIDQ from the coding sequence ATGACCAAAGAACAAACTTGGAGCCAGAGGTTTGAATCAGCCCTGCATCCCGCGATCGCTCGTTTTAATGCCAGTATAGGTTTTGATATTGAATTAATAGAATACGATCTGACTGGTTCTCAAGCCCATGCCAAAATGCTAGCTCACACGGGCATTATCTCCTCAGAAGAAGGTGAGCAACTGGTTGCAGGTTTAGAACAAATCCGCCAAGAGCATCGCCAGGGAAAATTTCATCCTGGTGTTGATGCAGAAGATGTACATTTTGCAGTTGAAAAACGACTGACAGAAATTGTCGGCGATGTGGGTAAAAAACTGCATACGGCGCGATCGCGTAATGACCAAGTTGGTACTGATACTAGACTCTACCTCCGCGACCAAATCCAGCAAATTAAAAGCGAATTGCGAGAATTCCAAGGTGTTTTACTGGATATAGCTGAAAAGCACGTTGAAACTTTGATCCCAGGCTATACCCATCTACAACGCGCTCAACCAGTGAGTTTAGCTCACCACCTATTGGCATACTTTCAAATGGCGCAACGCGACTGGGAACGCTTGGGAGATGTTTCTCGCCGCGTCAATATCTCACCTTTGGGGTGCGGTGCTTTAGCGGGAACTACTTTCCCCATCGATCGCCACTACACAGCCAAACTATTAGATTTTGATAATATTTATGCTAACAGCCTCGATGGAGTAAGCGATCGTGATTTTGCGATCGAATTCTTGTGTGCTGCTAGCTTGATTATGGTTCACCTCAGCCGCCTTGCAGAAGAAGTCATTCTTTGGTCATCTGAAGAATTTCGTTTTGTCATCCTCAAAGATAGCTGTGCTACAGGTTCCAGTATCATGCCCCAAAAGAAAAACCCCGATGTACCAGAACTCGTGCGGGGGAAAACGGGACGTGTATTTGGTCATCTCCAGGCAATGCTAGTGATTATGAAAGGGCTACCTCTGGCATATAACAAAGACCTGCAAGAAGATAAAGAAGGTCTATTTGATAGCGTTAACACAGTCAAAGCATCTCTAGAAGCAATGACAATTTTGCTCAGGGAAGGCTTAGAATTTCGTACCCAGCGTTTAGCACAAGCCGTAACCGAAGATTTCTCCAACGCTACTGATGTAGCAGATTATCTTGCAGCACGGGGCGTTCCTTTCCGGGAAGCTTACAACCTCGTGGGTAAGGTGGTAAAAACTAGTATTGCTGCAGGTAAACTCCTGAAAGATTTGGAATTGGAAGAGTGGCAACAACTACATCCGGCATTTGCAGCAGATATTTATGAGGCGATATCCCCCCGTCAAGTTGTGGCAGCCCGCAACAGTCACGGTGGTACTGGCTTTGTACAGGTTAGCAAAGCACTCATAGCCGCTCGCGCTCAAATCGATCAATAA